One genomic window of Sulfurovum lithotrophicum includes the following:
- a CDS encoding ABC transporter ATP-binding protein, which yields MSRPLLEATGISHSFDYPLFSDIHFSIAAKQSAAIVGRSGSGKSTLLHIFSTFLKPNTGSVTLFEHELYTLKERDIEAFRRYDIGIIFQFHYLFKGMSAMENISVATMLSGESIDRKILKKLEIDHLMAHKTSELSGGEQQRVSIARVLNKKPRIIFADEPTGNLDKETAELVMDVLTAYIKEHDAALVLVTHDESMAERCDAVYKLEERKLEKRV from the coding sequence ATGTCCCGACCATTATTGGAAGCTACCGGTATTTCCCACAGTTTTGACTATCCGCTTTTTTCAGACATTCATTTCAGTATCGCAGCAAAACAGAGTGCGGCGATTGTCGGGCGCAGCGGCAGCGGAAAGTCGACACTTCTGCATATTTTCTCGACTTTTTTAAAACCCAATACAGGGAGTGTCACCCTTTTTGAACATGAACTCTACACCTTGAAAGAGAGAGATATAGAAGCGTTCAGACGCTATGATATAGGGATCATTTTTCAGTTCCATTATCTTTTCAAGGGGATGAGTGCCATGGAGAACATCTCTGTAGCGACGATGCTTTCAGGCGAAAGTATAGACAGGAAAATACTGAAAAAGCTGGAGATAGACCATCTGATGGCGCATAAGACTTCCGAACTTTCAGGAGGAGAACAGCAGCGGGTTTCCATTGCCAGGGTTTTAAATAAAAAACCACGTATCATCTTTGCGGATGAGCCTACGGGAAATCTGGACAAAGAGACTGCCGAGTTGGTCATGGATGTACTTACAGCATATATCAAAGAGCATGATGCAGCATTGGTACTGGTCACCCATGACGAGAGTATGGCGGAACGCTGTGACGCTGTCTATAAACTTGAAGAGAGAAAACTGGAGAAACGTGTATGA
- the tsf gene encoding translation elongation factor Ts codes for MANFGPKDIKKLREMTDAGMMDCKKALTEADGDMDKAVEWLRDQGMGAAAKKAGKVAAEGAIGIKVEGHKAVIVEINSQTDFVAQNDKFKALMDTVVNHAFENNLADAEAINNSTINGEPFADFLSQQIAIIGEKLVVRRAALIVGDETTAVNGYVHSNAQNGVIIEAKCDSAKTAEAMTPVLKEVAMHAAAMAPSTLSYKDFDPKFVEDETKGRIVAIETENEELRRLGKTEKNVPQYISMSQLTDEVMAAAEEALKAELAAEGKPEKIWDKILPGKLARFISDNTTLDQEQCLLDQKFVMDDSKTVFEYVQEKAKAAGGSAEIVHFVRLEVGEGIEVEEEDFAAEVAKQMA; via the coding sequence ATGGCAAACTTTGGACCAAAAGATATCAAAAAACTCAGAGAGATGACCGATGCAGGGATGATGGACTGTAAAAAGGCATTGACCGAAGCTGACGGCGATATGGACAAAGCGGTTGAATGGCTCAGAGACCAGGGAATGGGTGCTGCAGCTAAAAAAGCCGGAAAAGTAGCAGCTGAAGGTGCTATCGGCATTAAAGTTGAAGGTCATAAAGCTGTGATCGTCGAGATCAACTCTCAGACTGACTTCGTTGCACAGAACGACAAGTTCAAAGCACTGATGGACACGGTAGTAAATCACGCATTCGAGAACAATCTTGCTGACGCGGAAGCGATCAACAACTCTACTATCAATGGTGAGCCGTTCGCTGACTTCCTTTCTCAGCAGATCGCCATTATCGGTGAAAAACTTGTTGTAAGAAGAGCAGCACTGATCGTTGGAGATGAAACGACTGCGGTAAACGGTTATGTTCACTCAAATGCACAGAATGGTGTTATTATCGAAGCGAAATGTGATTCAGCGAAAACAGCGGAAGCAATGACGCCGGTTCTTAAAGAAGTAGCAATGCATGCGGCTGCGATGGCACCATCTACACTCTCTTACAAAGATTTTGACCCTAAGTTCGTTGAAGACGAGACCAAAGGTAGAATCGTAGCGATCGAAACAGAGAATGAAGAGCTTAGACGTTTGGGGAAAACTGAAAAGAATGTTCCTCAGTACATCTCTATGAGCCAGTTGACGGATGAAGTAATGGCTGCTGCAGAAGAGGCTCTTAAAGCAGAACTTGCTGCAGAAGGCAAACCTGAAAAGATCTGGGACAAGATCCTTCCTGGAAAACTGGCAAGATTTATCTCTGACAACACAACACTTGATCAGGAACAGTGTCTTCTTGATCAAAAATTCGTTATGGATGACAGCAAGACGGTATTTGAATACGTACAGGAAAAAGCGAAAGCAGCCGGTGGTTCAGCTGAGATCGTACACTTTGTAAGACTTGAAGTAGGTGAGGGTATCGAAGTTGAGGAAGAAGACTTCGCCGCAGAAGTAGCCAAGCAAATGGCATAA
- the bcp gene encoding thioredoxin-dependent thiol peroxidase — protein sequence MLNVGDKVPDFCLPNQDEEEICFRDIKGRWIVLYFYPKDNTPGCTTEACDFTAALPDFEGLNAIVLGVSPDSPKKHRNFIEKKDLGITLLADEEKELCQIFGVWQLKKNYGREYMGVVRSTFIIDPDGKVAAKWEKVRVKGHVDAVKAKLEELQTT from the coding sequence ATGCTGAATGTTGGAGATAAAGTACCGGATTTTTGCCTGCCGAACCAGGACGAAGAGGAGATCTGTTTTCGTGATATCAAGGGAAGATGGATCGTACTTTACTTTTACCCAAAAGACAATACACCGGGCTGTACGACCGAAGCATGTGATTTCACTGCGGCTCTGCCTGATTTTGAAGGTTTGAACGCCATCGTGCTGGGTGTCAGTCCTGACTCCCCGAAAAAACACAGGAATTTCATAGAAAAAAAAGATCTGGGTATCACGCTTCTGGCTGATGAAGAAAAAGAACTCTGTCAAATATTCGGTGTCTGGCAGCTTAAAAAGAACTATGGACGTGAATACATGGGTGTAGTACGTTCAACTTTTATCATAGACCCGGATGGTAAAGTAGCTGCCAAATGGGAGAAGGTGAGGGTCAAGGGACATGTGGATGCGGTAAAAGCCAAGCTTGAGGAGCTTCAGACCACGTAG
- a CDS encoding nitrite/sulfite reductase, which translates to MKPNKIERLKSEYHPYDFREKIFYLDLEDLSEEDRFYLKNWGIYNIKLMPEKFMLRIRIAGGRAEADMLSFLFGIAREYHLELLVTARAQIELHGLNAYNVLEVWQKLQNADITTLQTLTDNFRNIVTDPYDGVTKENRVEVYSLIMQMQTLFLNKEAWMGMLPRKFNVAISGTQKSHLHFFGNDLYFALAKKKGEWGFNLYLGGKNSEVARKADIFVLPHNVPPMFEALSKVYNAYGLRGSRAKTRLFHLLSEIGMTAFVEKIAEFYPYAMEKAGALQHEKCTFTSFVELKDGTFGYCYQTHFGKIGLKELEILLNYARKESLQIRLGVDQNIYLLGLKEKSVPFETDTGSSHIVACAGSAYCGLSLWDVKAETTYLPLKKIEQHNIQVGFSGCLKGCGRHHHADIGLVGLRTNVFGDTQKAARVFLGGEYSSGKAAARLIFHAVPLQHLSSLLEVIIEEFETSGVSDFERFCGVYMNPHSSNFVALWFLAKLYLKVPIRLEVLPEAKLYEKLLEHSGFPKPEEDENYIESIKIMMHALWDDALTRTS; encoded by the coding sequence ATGAAGCCCAATAAGATCGAACGCCTCAAATCAGAATACCACCCTTATGATTTCAGAGAGAAGATCTTCTACCTTGACCTTGAAGATCTTTCTGAAGAGGACCGTTTTTACCTGAAGAACTGGGGTATCTACAATATCAAGCTGATGCCCGAAAAATTTATGCTGCGTATCCGTATAGCAGGCGGACGTGCAGAGGCAGATATGCTTTCTTTTCTTTTTGGGATCGCCAGGGAATACCATCTTGAATTGCTTGTAACAGCGCGTGCGCAGATTGAGCTGCATGGCCTGAATGCCTACAATGTACTGGAAGTCTGGCAAAAGCTTCAAAATGCCGATATCACTACTCTTCAGACTCTTACGGATAATTTCCGGAATATCGTGACTGATCCGTATGATGGTGTGACAAAAGAGAACAGAGTAGAGGTCTATTCTCTTATTATGCAGATGCAGACGCTTTTTTTAAACAAAGAAGCATGGATGGGGATGCTGCCCAGAAAGTTCAATGTCGCTATTAGCGGAACACAAAAAAGTCATCTCCATTTCTTCGGGAACGACCTCTACTTCGCACTTGCCAAAAAGAAGGGAGAGTGGGGATTTAACCTTTATCTGGGGGGTAAGAATTCCGAAGTGGCGCGGAAGGCAGACATTTTCGTATTGCCACACAATGTACCGCCCATGTTTGAAGCGCTCTCTAAAGTTTACAATGCTTACGGACTTCGCGGAAGCCGGGCTAAGACCAGACTGTTCCACCTGCTCTCGGAGATCGGTATGACAGCTTTTGTAGAGAAAATAGCGGAGTTCTACCCGTATGCTATGGAAAAGGCAGGTGCCCTGCAGCATGAAAAATGCACTTTTACTTCGTTTGTTGAACTCAAGGACGGCACGTTTGGTTATTGTTACCAAACACATTTTGGCAAGATCGGCCTGAAAGAGCTGGAAATATTATTGAACTATGCAAGAAAGGAATCTTTGCAGATACGCCTGGGTGTGGACCAGAACATCTATCTTCTTGGACTGAAAGAGAAAAGTGTGCCCTTTGAAACAGATACGGGTTCCTCCCATATCGTTGCCTGTGCAGGGAGTGCCTATTGTGGGCTCTCACTGTGGGATGTCAAAGCGGAGACAACCTATCTGCCTCTGAAGAAGATAGAACAGCATAACATACAGGTCGGTTTCAGCGGCTGCCTCAAAGGATGCGGCAGACACCATCATGCGGACATCGGTCTTGTCGGGTTGCGTACCAATGTATTTGGAGATACCCAAAAAGCGGCGAGGGTCTTTCTTGGAGGAGAGTACAGTAGCGGAAAAGCTGCAGCAAGACTCATTTTCCATGCTGTACCACTGCAGCATCTCTCCAGCCTATTGGAAGTGATCATTGAAGAATTTGAGACGAGCGGTGTATCGGATTTTGAAAGATTCTGCGGGGTCTATATGAATCCTCACAGCAGCAATTTTGTTGCGTTGTGGTTCCTCGCAAAACTTTACCTGAAAGTGCCGATTCGGCTGGAGGTCCTGCCTGAAGCAAAACTCTATGAGAAACTGTTAGAGCACAGTGGTTTTCCGAAACCTGAAGAGGATGAGAATTATATTGAAAGTATCAAAATAATGATGCATGCCTTATGGGATGATGCACTTACTCGTACTTCTTGA
- a CDS encoding S1C family serine protease, whose protein sequence is MKLLITLLLGTLFLTAGTTEEEIAKQAIVKIYTTFKAPNYQEPWNSSMASATGSGAIIEGKRILTNAHVVANHTFIEVERYGERKRYIAKVKFVSHQADLALLEVEDETFFNGVTPLQFDGLPQIEQKVVVYGYPMGGSTLSATIGVVSRIEHHRYSHSGEKFLAIQVDAAVNPGNSGGPALSNGKIVGVVMQVIKRSQNIGYLVPVMMVKHFLKDIEDGKCDGFADLGLTTQKMENPAIRHYYHMDENETGKLVAEIVYNSSLKGILKKGDILTAIDGHKIENDGTIAFRPHEFTDFNYYVDRYQMHQSVELEVLRNGEKMKVDANLTNTADDILLVKTTRYDRMPTYYIYGGYVFSPLTRNLLLSTNRNRLALSYFATQWPTKEKKEVVVLLKVLASDISRGNNGFAMWPIEKINGETFDSFKTFFEKFNNAEGQYVVLEDKDGVRVVIDRKEAETKQKKILDKYNIEYDRSIDLRKKRPGSNEAQ, encoded by the coding sequence TTGAAACTATTGATCACACTATTATTGGGTACACTTTTTTTAACGGCCGGAACGACAGAAGAGGAGATCGCCAAGCAGGCGATTGTTAAAATATACACGACTTTCAAAGCGCCCAACTACCAGGAACCGTGGAACTCCTCCATGGCGAGTGCAACAGGTTCCGGGGCTATCATCGAAGGAAAGCGTATATTGACAAATGCCCACGTGGTGGCTAACCATACTTTTATCGAAGTCGAGCGCTACGGGGAGAGAAAACGTTACATTGCCAAGGTGAAATTTGTTTCTCACCAGGCTGACCTTGCACTGCTGGAAGTGGAAGATGAGACATTCTTCAACGGCGTGACTCCGCTTCAGTTTGACGGTTTGCCACAGATCGAGCAGAAAGTGGTCGTCTACGGCTATCCGATGGGCGGAAGCACGCTGTCGGCTACGATTGGTGTTGTATCGCGCATAGAGCATCACCGCTATTCACACAGCGGCGAGAAATTCCTTGCCATCCAGGTGGATGCCGCAGTCAATCCCGGCAACAGCGGAGGCCCCGCTCTCTCAAACGGAAAGATCGTCGGCGTGGTCATGCAGGTGATCAAAAGATCCCAGAATATCGGGTACCTTGTACCGGTGATGATGGTGAAACATTTCCTCAAAGATATCGAGGATGGGAAATGTGACGGATTTGCTGACCTTGGTCTGACAACACAGAAAATGGAAAATCCGGCGATCAGGCACTATTACCATATGGACGAGAACGAGACGGGGAAGCTTGTGGCGGAGATTGTTTACAACTCGTCACTCAAAGGGATTCTGAAAAAAGGGGATATCCTCACGGCAATAGACGGGCACAAGATAGAAAATGACGGAACGATTGCTTTTCGGCCGCATGAATTCACGGATTTCAACTATTATGTGGACCGCTACCAGATGCATCAGAGTGTCGAGCTGGAAGTGCTGCGCAATGGAGAAAAAATGAAGGTGGATGCCAATCTGACCAATACGGCAGACGATATTCTTCTGGTGAAAACGACCCGTTACGACAGGATGCCGACCTATTACATCTATGGCGGATATGTCTTTTCTCCTTTGACAAGGAACTTGCTACTCTCTACCAACCGGAACAGGTTGGCACTGAGCTATTTTGCTACACAATGGCCCACAAAAGAGAAAAAAGAGGTGGTCGTACTGCTCAAAGTGCTGGCATCGGATATCAGCCGGGGCAATAATGGTTTTGCCATGTGGCCCATAGAGAAGATAAACGGTGAAACTTTCGACAGCTTCAAGACCTTTTTCGAGAAGTTCAACAATGCTGAAGGGCAATATGTCGTCCTTGAAGACAAGGACGGTGTGCGTGTGGTCATTGATAGAAAAGAGGCAGAAACCAAACAGAAAAAAATACTTGACAAGTATAATATCGAGTATGACAGATCCATTGATCTAAGAAAGAAGCGGCCGGGAAGCAATGAAGCCCAATAA
- a CDS encoding DUF523 domain-containing protein, whose product MKKIAISACLLGEACRYDGTDNRDDLLLEKLEGCELIPFCPEDDAFGTPRPTMDLIEMQEGVRAISNETGEDLSAPVEAYAKDFFEKYSDIDLFIGKDRSPSCGVCSAKLYDEHKVLISAGAAGLMAKEAMHRGIEAIDAEAYIEKIGDPTEKDKH is encoded by the coding sequence ATGAAGAAAATTGCTATTTCCGCCTGCCTTCTGGGGGAGGCCTGCCGTTATGACGGTACGGACAACAGAGATGATCTGCTCTTGGAAAAACTGGAAGGATGTGAACTGATTCCTTTCTGTCCGGAGGACGATGCTTTCGGAACACCGCGCCCTACGATGGATCTGATAGAGATGCAAGAGGGGGTCAGGGCGATCTCCAATGAAACAGGTGAAGATCTCTCTGCGCCGGTCGAAGCCTATGCCAAAGATTTTTTCGAAAAATATAGTGATATCGATCTTTTTATCGGGAAAGACAGAAGTCCAAGCTGCGGGGTATGTTCCGCAAAGCTTTATGATGAACACAAAGTTCTGATCAGTGCCGGGGCGGCAGGCCTCATGGCAAAAGAGGCGATGCACAGAGGTATTGAAGCGATTGATGCCGAAGCATATATTGAAAAGATCGGTGATCCGACAGAGAAGGATAAACATTGA
- a CDS encoding DUF420 domain-containing protein produces the protein MEYMFQPGFLGTRAPFFMDFVTLIVAFLPLLVGIAISFARHQKYTLHSTVQITIFIISVIVVGYFEYGVRLGGGYEAFVKGTHVSHNYLLFVLVLHIVISVITLGVWAGTLVHARKSYARGGLLPGPDSTSHKKAGIRSFIGIGLTALTGIWLYLLLFVF, from the coding sequence ATGGAATATATGTTTCAGCCCGGTTTTCTGGGAACCAGAGCACCTTTTTTTATGGATTTTGTTACGTTGATAGTCGCTTTCCTGCCACTGCTGGTAGGCATAGCGATCTCTTTTGCGCGTCATCAGAAATATACCTTGCACAGTACAGTTCAGATCACAATCTTTATCATTTCTGTCATTGTAGTGGGCTATTTTGAGTATGGTGTACGTTTGGGTGGAGGGTATGAAGCGTTTGTGAAGGGGACACATGTTTCCCATAATTATCTTTTGTTCGTTCTTGTTTTGCATATTGTTATTTCTGTTATTACGCTGGGCGTGTGGGCAGGTACGCTTGTACATGCCAGAAAAAGTTATGCAAGAGGTGGTCTGCTTCCCGGGCCGGATTCAACATCACATAAAAAAGCGGGTATCCGTTCCTTTATCGGTATCGGCCTAACGGCACTGACTGGGATATGGCTCTATCTGCTCCTGTTCGTGTTTTGA
- a CDS encoding aldehyde dehydrogenase family protein, whose amino-acid sequence MFDEEDVEAKILFGSTEATKEEKTERCSPYDGIVVSIAQACDSDDTVHALKIAKEAAKEAAKTPLSQRILWLEDVAKRLEEEKEVFALMLTKEVAKPIAFSRIEVDRCIETIKLTVLELANLAGETIPTDIMPSGRKTMAYYRREPAGVIACITPFNFPLNLVAHKIAPALGAGNAVVLKPTPEAPMTAYMLAKLFISSEYAVKDALSVVYGDAEVGSTLVKSDIPRVISFTGSVPVGNIIMSQAGIKKVSLELGGNAATYIDESADLELAAARCAFGAFYNSGQVCISLQRIYVNAEVYGEFATLIAMETAKLKVGSPYEDDTFMGPLIDSESKERAKNWIASAKAEGARVIVGGEETVEGLFPPTVMADVTDEMKIICEEVFAPIVSLVSVSNYDTAVKKMNDSPYGLQFSIFTNDLKMTQNFIDDAECGGVVINDIPTLRFDVQPYGGAKLSGVGREGPKWALEEFTEIKSIVIC is encoded by the coding sequence ATGTTTGATGAAGAAGATGTAGAAGCGAAGATTCTTTTTGGTTCCACTGAAGCAACCAAAGAAGAGAAGACAGAACGCTGCAGCCCTTATGACGGTATTGTTGTCAGCATAGCGCAGGCTTGTGATTCCGACGATACGGTACATGCACTGAAGATCGCCAAAGAGGCGGCCAAAGAGGCGGCAAAAACACCTCTTTCCCAGCGTATACTCTGGCTGGAAGATGTGGCAAAAAGACTTGAAGAAGAGAAAGAAGTTTTTGCTCTTATGCTGACAAAAGAGGTGGCAAAACCCATCGCATTCTCGCGTATTGAAGTGGATAGATGTATCGAGACGATCAAACTGACCGTTCTTGAACTTGCCAACCTTGCGGGAGAGACCATTCCGACGGACATCATGCCCAGCGGCAGGAAGACTATGGCGTACTACAGACGTGAACCTGCAGGAGTAATTGCCTGTATCACGCCTTTCAATTTCCCGTTGAACCTTGTAGCGCATAAGATCGCACCTGCACTGGGTGCAGGGAATGCCGTAGTACTCAAGCCCACACCAGAGGCACCCATGACAGCCTATATGCTGGCCAAGCTTTTTATCTCTTCCGAGTATGCCGTTAAAGATGCACTTTCGGTAGTCTATGGTGATGCAGAGGTAGGTTCCACTCTGGTCAAAAGTGACATTCCGAGGGTCATCAGTTTCACCGGTTCTGTTCCGGTAGGCAATATCATTATGTCTCAGGCGGGCATTAAAAAGGTGAGCCTTGAACTGGGCGGGAATGCCGCCACCTACATCGATGAAAGTGCCGACCTTGAACTTGCGGCTGCACGCTGTGCTTTCGGTGCTTTCTACAACTCCGGACAGGTCTGTATCTCGCTGCAGAGGATTTATGTCAATGCGGAAGTCTATGGAGAGTTCGCAACACTCATTGCCATGGAGACGGCCAAACTCAAAGTAGGGTCACCCTATGAGGACGATACCTTCATGGGGCCGCTTATCGACAGTGAGTCCAAAGAGAGAGCAAAGAACTGGATAGCGTCAGCCAAGGCTGAAGGTGCCAGAGTGATCGTAGGTGGAGAGGAGACCGTGGAAGGACTCTTCCCCCCAACCGTCATGGCGGATGTGACCGATGAGATGAAGATCATCTGTGAAGAGGTCTTCGCGCCTATCGTTTCACTGGTCTCAGTTTCAAATTATGATACAGCCGTGAAGAAGATGAACGATTCTCCCTACGGGTTGCAATTTTCCATCTTCACCAATGATCTGAAAATGACACAGAACTTTATAGACGATGCCGAGTGCGGCGGTGTGGTGATCAATGATATCCCGACACTGCGTTTCGACGTGCAGCCTTACGGGGGTGCCAAACTTTCAGGTGTGGGACGGGAAGGCCCGAAATGGGCGCTTGAAGAGTTCACAGAGATCAAATCTATCGTGATCTGTTAA
- a CDS encoding chaperone NapD — MNVSSIVVQALPKNIDELVAFFKEADYVDYHLHDKEKGKIIVTVEGKGVEEEIEKLVKIQRLPNVIAADMMMTYQEDELDAEVKRLEEENPVPDVLNEEDIDVKDVVYHGDLRHKKLGF; from the coding sequence ATGAATGTATCAAGTATTGTAGTGCAGGCTTTGCCGAAAAATATCGATGAGCTGGTGGCGTTCTTTAAAGAAGCCGATTATGTAGATTATCATCTGCATGACAAGGAAAAAGGAAAGATCATTGTAACTGTCGAAGGAAAAGGTGTGGAAGAGGAGATCGAAAAACTCGTCAAGATACAGCGGCTTCCCAATGTGATCGCGGCAGATATGATGATGACGTATCAGGAAGATGAACTCGATGCGGAAGTCAAAAGACTTGAAGAAGAGAACCCGGTACCCGACGTACTTAACGAGGAAGACATCGATGTTAAGGATGTGGTATACCACGGTGACCTCAGACATAAAAAGTTAGGATTTTAA
- a CDS encoding WD40 repeat domain-containing protein encodes MRRLLLLCLLSMAAWATPVFSPVETIEVNGTAKDMVLSNGHLVIATDMGHIEVYDTANSKKIKEVSIPDVKDFMGDIMPTRVMSTDVTGEKYLLLSDSGKGGYSNLYLYDKTLKQLLSADDKEAIIKARFVDDSHILLGYLSNEVALLDINSGKERYRVQLSESKFSDFALNEDKSQAVFACESGVLNVVDVKSGKVIRQLQGQNVDNVYKVDYKQKTVSAAGQDRRGAFYDVTTGTGTYIQGDFLIYATALSPSAEKVAFTMDEQNNISIYRTSDKAKIALLKGQKSTLNVIIFKDENRLYSSSDDSTVMVWDLKK; translated from the coding sequence ATGAGAAGACTCCTGCTGCTTTGCCTCTTGAGCATGGCTGCCTGGGCAACACCGGTATTCTCACCCGTTGAGACAATAGAGGTCAACGGGACAGCAAAAGATATGGTCCTCTCAAACGGCCATTTGGTCATTGCAACCGATATGGGGCATATTGAAGTGTATGATACGGCCAATAGTAAAAAGATCAAAGAGGTCTCTATTCCGGATGTGAAAGATTTTATGGGTGACATTATGCCGACCAGGGTCATGAGTACGGATGTGACAGGAGAGAAATATCTTCTGCTGAGTGACAGCGGAAAAGGCGGCTACTCCAATCTTTACCTCTATGATAAAACATTGAAACAACTCTTGTCCGCTGATGATAAGGAGGCAATCATCAAAGCACGATTTGTGGATGATTCGCATATTTTGCTTGGTTATCTCAGTAACGAGGTGGCACTGCTTGATATCAACAGCGGAAAAGAGCGCTACCGGGTTCAGTTGAGTGAATCAAAATTTTCCGATTTTGCACTCAATGAAGACAAAAGCCAGGCGGTTTTCGCCTGTGAGAGCGGTGTACTGAATGTTGTGGATGTGAAAAGCGGGAAAGTGATCAGACAGTTGCAGGGACAAAATGTGGACAATGTCTACAAGGTCGACTATAAGCAGAAGACCGTCTCGGCAGCAGGACAGGACAGAAGAGGGGCTTTCTACGATGTAACGACCGGTACAGGAACGTACATTCAGGGTGATTTTCTCATTTATGCGACAGCACTGAGCCCCTCTGCAGAGAAAGTAGCGTTTACAATGGACGAACAGAACAATATTTCCATCTATCGTACTTCTGACAAGGCTAAAATAGCCTTGCTTAAGGGGCAAAAGAGTACACTAAATGTTATTATTTTCAAAGATGAGAACAGACTCTATTCATCCAGTGATGACAGCACTGTAATGGTGTGGGATTTAAAAAAATAA
- a CDS encoding ferredoxin-type protein NapF, which produces MRPPYGKDESLFQSECPSCESKSCVASCDEKIIFIADDGTPTLTFKENGCTFCDACAEVCETGVLSLENEGTADWLNAVFKISLEACVAHQGVICHACKEPCIDDAILFNGMFNPVIDDEKCTACGFCMSRCPTQAISYEVFELKQEVDQTEV; this is translated from the coding sequence GTGAGACCGCCTTACGGTAAAGACGAATCTCTTTTTCAGAGTGAGTGCCCCTCTTGCGAAAGCAAAAGTTGTGTCGCTTCCTGTGATGAGAAGATCATTTTTATAGCGGATGATGGTACGCCGACACTCACATTCAAAGAGAACGGCTGCACTTTTTGCGATGCCTGTGCCGAAGTCTGTGAAACAGGTGTGCTTTCGCTGGAGAATGAAGGTACAGCCGACTGGCTCAACGCTGTGTTCAAAATATCGCTTGAAGCTTGTGTGGCACATCAGGGCGTTATCTGCCATGCCTGTAAAGAACCTTGTATCGATGATGCCATTTTGTTCAACGGAATGTTCAATCCAGTCATCGATGATGAAAAGTGTACGGCATGCGGTTTTTGCATGTCGAGGTGCCCGACACAGGCAATCTCTTATGAGGTGTTTGAGTTGAAACAGGAAGTAGATCAGACAGAGGTATAG